Proteins encoded within one genomic window of Christensenellaceae bacterium:
- a CDS encoding polysaccharide deacetylase family protein has protein sequence MHFHVLKSNNLKLIAVMIVVIALLSVNFGGKTLASAYFGQERKIPVYSVQTDEKKIAISFDAAWGADKTEKIMDILDRHNVTATFFLVGFWVDKYPEMVELIDARGFEIGTHSNTHPDLVKLDSNQIFLELKTSMEKITARTNKPVKLFRAPFGSYSNQVLTEAEKLGLITIQWDVDSLDWQGIDGNRITSNIITKVKNGSIILCHNNSDHILEALDGVIGALKGRGYQFVSIGELIYTQNYSINSQGVQIQN, from the coding sequence ATGCATTTTCATGTTTTAAAATCAAATAACCTCAAACTTATTGCTGTGATGATTGTGGTCATAGCTCTTCTTAGCGTAAACTTTGGCGGCAAGACGCTGGCTTCGGCCTATTTTGGGCAAGAACGGAAAATTCCGGTTTATTCGGTGCAGACGGACGAAAAAAAGATAGCCATAAGCTTTGACGCAGCATGGGGTGCCGACAAAACCGAGAAGATTATGGATATACTTGACCGCCACAATGTTACGGCAACCTTCTTTTTGGTGGGCTTTTGGGTAGATAAGTATCCCGAAATGGTTGAGCTTATTGACGCAAGAGGCTTTGAGATTGGCACACATAGCAACACTCATCCGGATTTGGTAAAGCTTGACTCCAACCAAATTTTTCTTGAACTTAAAACTTCGATGGAGAAAATAACTGCTCGCACCAACAAGCCTGTAAAGCTTTTTAGGGCACCGTTTGGAAGTTATAGCAATCAAGTTTTGACCGAAGCCGAAAAGTTGGGGCTTATTACAATTCAGTGGGATGTAGATTCTCTCGATTGGCAGGGGATTGATGGAAACAGAATTACTTCAAATATAATTACCAAAGTAAAAAACGGCTCAATAATTCTGTGTCACAACAATTCTGACCACATACTTGAAGCTCTTGACGGTGTGATAGGAGCTTTGAAAGGGCGCGGGTATCAGTTTGTAAGCATAGGTGAACTGATTTATACACAAAATTATAGCATCAATTCTCAGGGAGTACAAATACAAAATTAA
- a CDS encoding sigma-70 region 4 domain-containing protein, with the protein MNYRVWCRTMLTVYKFLGVITASLDKCINRMACSAAAESGNQAEKIIGYTENKIDLINLKVIIEQIFLKIPKEHSELLMLRYVDNMQNKDIAELKNWGMRTYFRKLSRALTAFENEVETVACEHKDIFDKLLGQKWIEMAFDEHLKKVDSMVCGDSSSLEKLVRCPIF; encoded by the coding sequence ATGAATTATAGAGTATGGTGCAGAACAATGTTGACAGTGTATAAGTTTCTTGGAGTAATCACGGCCTCACTTGACAAATGTATAAACCGTATGGCCTGTAGTGCTGCTGCAGAATCGGGAAATCAAGCCGAAAAAATAATTGGTTATACCGAAAATAAGATTGATTTAATAAACTTGAAAGTAATAATAGAACAAATTTTTCTTAAAATACCCAAAGAGCATTCCGAACTTCTGATGCTGCGCTATGTAGACAATATGCAGAATAAGGATATTGCCGAGCTTAAGAATTGGGGTATGCGTACGTATTTTAGAAAGCTGAGCCGGGCTTTGACTGCGTTTGAAAACGAAGTTGAAACGGTAGCCTGTGAGCATAAAGATATTTTTGACAAGCTACTTGGGCAAAAGTGGATTGAAATGGCCTTTGACGAGCATCTGAAGAAAGTTGACAGCATGGTGTGTGGAGACAGTAGCTCTCTTGAAAAACTTGTAAGGTGCCCTATATTTTAA
- a CDS encoding single-stranded DNA-binding protein gives MYELMENNKVFLMGKVVSEPKFSHDVYGEGFYELNLEVPRLSDHSDIIPITVSERLLENQFKLGSMVGVRGQFRSYNKVADDKSKLMLTVFVRELAEYDDSINPNIIELSGYLCKAPIYRTTPFKREICDMLLAVNRAYNKSDYLPCIAWGRNARFAKAIEVGSRVFLVGRIQSREYQKRLNDDMMLTKTAYEISVNKLSVDGGAQKLSDTFDGFDIKTEASGS, from the coding sequence ATGTACGAGCTAATGGAAAACAATAAAGTATTTTTGATGGGTAAAGTGGTGAGTGAGCCCAAATTCAGCCACGATGTTTATGGTGAAGGGTTTTATGAGCTTAATCTGGAAGTCCCGAGGCTGAGTGACCACAGTGATATAATCCCGATAACTGTGTCTGAGCGGTTGCTTGAAAATCAGTTTAAGCTGGGGAGTATGGTGGGAGTACGTGGACAGTTTAGGAGTTATAACAAAGTTGCTGACGACAAAAGCAAACTGATGCTTACTGTTTTTGTAAGAGAACTTGCAGAGTATGATGACAGTATCAATCCAAACATTATAGAACTAAGCGGATATCTGTGTAAAGCGCCTATATATCGCACAACACCTTTTAAACGGGAGATTTGTGATATGCTTCTTGCTGTTAACCGTGCCTATAACAAGTCGGACTATCTGCCTTGCATTGCATGGGGAAGAAATGCCAGATTTGCAAAGGCCATTGAAGTTGGAAGCCGAGTGTTTCTGGTGGGCAGAATTCAGAGCCGTGAATATCAAAAACGCCTAAATGATGATATGATGCTCACAAAAACCGCCTACGAAATATCAGTCAATAAGCTGTCAGTTGACGGAGGAGCGCAAAAACTTAGTGACACTTTTGATGGCTTTGATATAAAAACCGAGGCTAGCGGAAGTTGA